Below is a genomic region from Zea mays cultivar B73 chromosome 9, Zm-B73-REFERENCE-NAM-5.0, whole genome shotgun sequence.
CGACACCGGCTGCTCCTCGCAGCGACCACCGCCGACCACAGTTGAGGTCGTCGTCTTCCCTTTTGGCTTTATCTGCGCCGGCACGGTTGGCGCCAGCTTACGTGCCGCCTCCCGGAGCTTGACCTTCTCAACCTTTCCCAGCGCGTTCCTCGGCAGTGCACCGATGACCTCCACCTTCTTGGGGACCATGAAGCGCGCCATGCGCCTGGCGCAGAACGCGAGCACGTCGTCCTCGCTGAGCCCGTGGGCCTTGCCGTCCCTGGGCACGACGAAGGCGCACGGCGTCTCGCCCCAGCGCGGGTGCGGCATCGCGACCACCGCCGCGTCGGCCACGGCCGGGTGCCGGAACAGCACCTCCTCCACCTCCTTGCTGCAGATGTTCTCCCCGCCGCTGATGATCACGTCCTTGGACCGGTCCTTGATCTCGATGTACCCGTCCGGGTGCACGACGCCGACGTCGCCGGTGAGGAACCAGCCGCCCCTGAAGGCGCCGTCGTTCGCCTCCGGGTTGTTGAGGTAGCCCTTCATGACGCTGCTGCCCCGGAGTACGATCTCGCCGAGGCTCTTGCCGTCGCGCGGCACGCTGGCCATGGTGTCGACGTTCTTGACGTCGGCGTCGGCGAGGGACAGGACGCTGATCCCCTGTCGCGCCTTGAGGCGAGCGCGCTCCGGGAGCGGGAGGCGGTCCCACTGGTCGCGCCACTCGCACGCCAGCGCGGGCCCCGTCGCCTCCGTGAGGCCGTAGGCGTGCGTGACCTTGAATCCGATCCGCTCGACGCGCTCCAGCAgcgcggccggcggcggcgcgccgCCGGTGAGGACGTGGACGGGGGCCTCGAGCTgcctgccgtcgccgtcgccgtcgccgtcgaggAGGATGCTGAAGACGACGGGCGCGCAGCACATGTGGGTGACGCGGTGGCGCGCGATGGCGCGGTAGATGTCGGCGCGGCGCGCGTCGCGGATGCAGACGTTGACGCCGCCGCGCGCCGCCATGCCCCAGGTGAAGGTCCAGCCGTTGCAGTGGAACATGGGGAGCGTCCAGAGGTAGACGGGGTCGGTGGCCACCCCCCACTGCAGCAGCAGGCTGGTGGTGCTCAGGTACGCCCCGCGGTGGCTGTAGACGACGCCCTTGGGCGCGGACGTGGTGCCGGACGTGTAGTTGAGCGTGACGGCGTCCCACTCGTCGGCGAGCGGCGGGAGGTCGGCGTCGGGGTCGCCGTGCGCGACCAGGGCCTCGTACTCGAGCTCCCCGAGCCGGGCCCCCGTGGGCGAGTCGATGTCGTCGACGACGGCGACGAGCGGGACGGtgccgccggcggcggcggcgagcaggCGGAGCGCGTCGCCGGCGAGGCGCACGTAGTCGTAGTCGACGAAGAAGAGCTTGGCCCCGGAGTGGCGCAGGATggtggcgacggcggcggcgtcgAGGCGCGTGTTGATGGCGTTGAGCACGGCGCCGGCCATGGGCACGGCGAAGTGCATCTCGTACATGGCCGGCACGTTGGGCGCGAGCACGGAGACGACGTCCCCCCTGCGGACGCCGAGGGACAGCAGCGCGGACGCGAGGCGGCGGCAGCGCTCGTACGTCTGGCGCCAGGTGAAGCGGACGCCGCCGTAGACGACGGACGCGCGGTCGGCGTAGACGGCATTGGCGCGCGCCAGAAACCCCACGGGGCTCAGCGGCACGTAGTTGGCCGGGCGCTTGGGGAGCTGGTCCATGGCTACACCGTGCAGCTGGTCGTGCAAGACGGAGGATGTGTGTGGTGGTGGAGTGATCGACCGCGCGCGGAGGCGAGGTGAGGTGGTGGCGCGAGTGGGCTGGTGTGCTGGCACGGCCGTGGCGGATCGGTGGTTTATATAGGCCGCTCGGGCAGTGGCAGGCAGGAGAGTTACAATATACGGTGAGACTTGGCTCACGCTTGTTTACGATCCTATGCATGCGGATGCAGAGAGTGCAGATCATATCGTGTGCATATGGATAGTGCACATCGTGTGCATGTGGAGAGGACCAAGTCGTCGTTCTTGAATATTCAGACAGACTCTGAACTCTTTCAAAAAAACACCCGTGGCAGCCCTAGGCAGTGCTAGTTGCAAAGTAAATTGAAGTGGAAATGGCGGAGATCTCACATGTTCCTTGCCTACTGCGCACGCACGGTTTTCCACGCCCGGCGCCCCTGCCTGTAGCGATCCTACTACCGCTTGTTCTTGTTCTCGCTCGATCTGTGGACCACGCACGTACGCCAGGTACTACCCGCTTCTACAGTCTCTGATTTGCAGGCTTGCCGGGTTGGGGGTTCCGGTGCGGGATGGCCCGTCGAGAGCCTGTAGCGAGTAACCCGGCCGTTGAATTAGAGCCACACGATGGGCTTCATGCTCGCTAGCAGCAGGATTCCAAAAAAAAAAACAGCAGGGGGCGGACGACAAAAGTAGAGAACGCCAACGCAGGGGGCGTCAACAACAAGCCGGTGTTGCGCTGCCAGAACTAGGGGTTCCCGAATTGGGTGAAGGTATTCCTGTGTTAGGCTTGCTGAATAAACGCTTCAAATTACTCATGTGCAAGTTATTTCAGTGAGAATTTTTGCCTGCTACAATTAGAATTACTTTCAGATATCTCAGGGTAGATCGAACCTGTTTCGTCAGACTTGGAGCATGCTAAGTTCTTACCGCTTAGAGATCGCGTGTGGTTGATGCTTCAGATTTGGCAGGCGCGCAGATCAGGTCGGCAACAAGCCTGATAATATCTGTCTCACATTCGGTTGATGTTTTGTTTCCTGTACTGAACCAGGTTTTTTCTCTGAAAAATATGACATGTACTGTTGTTTTTCAGGCTGTTGAAACGATCGAGGGCAGACTAGTAGACCTGATGTGTTTGACCTGCTCCAGTTGCTATTTGCTTACCCCAAAAAAAACAATAGTTTAGTTTCAGTTTAGTTGATTTAGGTATATCGCTGAATTTTATTTTCATTTTGGTTACAGTTCCATGATGGTTAAGTGTTGTCTTCGAACCtcgctccgacaagtaaatttctATGTGTGTGTTTTGGACTACAGACAGTATGCACGATGAGAGCAAAATTTATATTGTTTCTGAcagaatgtctctacatctagtcatCTACGGCTTACGCTACCGAACCTCGCTCCGAAGTCTCTTGTGGTGAAGAAGGTTGAGCTAAGGGCGAGCGGAGTCATAACTAAGTATTGGTTTGGCGGCGGGACTCCGACATCTGGGTCCTCGTcggtgcgtcctccttcctcccaTCGGTCCGTCGTCTTTATGTCTAGATGTTCGTCTGGGCGTCTTCTCGTGTGTCTGTTCGCTCCTAGGGTCGTCCCCCTTTTCGTACGAGGACTgacctcctccttttataggccaagGAGGGGGTCGTCCAGCGATGGCTTCCTCAAGAAGGAGTCTCTGGACGATGGTAAAACCGACCCTAGGGAAACCATGTCCGCCATGGGCCGTGGGGTCGTCGTGTTGTTTTGCGTTCTTTATAGCGGACGACGCGACAGTATGGGGCCTAAGCACCATCATTCGAGCTACGCTGACTCCTAGCCTCTGTAGCCTAGGGTTCAGCGCGGTTTGTCTTGTTATTCCGTGCAAGCGGTATGCGCACTCGGACCTAGTCCCGATAGGTCATGAGTGCGACGTAAGCTGGGGTGCGCATATCATAAATATATGCCACAGTCTGAGGTGTTCATAGGTCATAAGTGCGCTGCAGCCCGAGGGGCTCGTAGGCCGTGAGTGGGAGGTTGGCCTCGGGTAAGACGAAACAACATCTCCCGTCCGAGGTTggtctcgggcgagacggaacaaCGTTTCTGTGCTCGTAAGGACACGGGAATATCTATCTCCCACACCGAGCGCTAGTCCATCAAACACTCGGCACAAGGAGGATACTCGACAGAGGCTCTGtcacgtcaccgtcacttggcgccgtgacggcgaCTTTTTTTTGCCAAGTGTCCGACAAATAGTGTTGGGTAAAGAAGCCGTCGACGATATACAATTGGCCAAGACTTATTTGTCGAGAGTTAGACTCGGTAAAGTGTTAGTCGAGTGTTTTTCCGATTTTGTTGAGTATTTGATGCCCGATCGGTAGCGGTTGTCTTTACATCAATACCACAGTTCCCTTCTGTTTGGCCTACGTCGGTGAGCGTGAGCATTTGAACACTCGTCGGCAAGGTGCTCGTGTGAACTCTTCTGCTTGGCCATCTACCATTCTACCGGAACAGATAGTTGAATTTGGGACCGACCGACTGACCAAGGTTGGTCTTGGCACAGTGGGTCTCTCACCATGCATCACCTGTGGCTGTGGCTGCGTGTAACTGTGCACCAGATCGTTCAGCGGAAGCGATGCATCCTGCGCCGCAGCCCGTAGATGCGAATGCGATCGGGTTGTTGCCTTGTCCCACTCCGTTCGTCGAGTTCGAGAAAAACAGACCGTACAGTGCATGTGCATGCGTGGGTCTTCCGCCGTCGCCGTCGATGCATGGAAGGTCTGGTCTGGTAGACGAGCGAGAACCCGAGAGCCTGAGACCACCGAGAGCAGCGAGAGGGCCAGTGTTATAGTGGACCTACCGGGGGAGCAAATGGAGAAGAGAAGCATCGGACGATGACTGTGTGTGCGTGGCCACTGCATGCGGCCGAgaactacttctttttcttttcttttttgtaaCGTCTCAATCACTAACAATAAGTGGTATATTTAAGTCCTAAAAATTAAAATAGGATCATATCTAAAGTGACTAGAGCCACAAAAAAATTGCATATCTAACAATCGAGTCATATATTCTGTTATTAGGAACATTGTAGTAAAGAAAGTCATTTTCGGCGGCAAGAACAACCGAAAATAAACTTTATGGCGCCGAAAATAAACGAACTAATCACACAACCTAATCAAACAAGTATACTAATCACAAATATAATATACCACTAATACACACACCCACATATGCCACTaatacacacatccacatatgccacaaatacaatatgccactaatacattaatgcaatcgaactaaacaataatactaatagggctggacgaaatgctcgtggctcgttcggttcatggtcagctcggctcggctcggatcggctcgtttaATTTTTTTTCACGAGTTGAGCTGGCATCCTAACTCGGTTcgctaacgagccagctcggttcgttaaagagccagctcgcgagctaaacgagctaccatattccagcaaaacgaaactatatgcatatcatttacagaataattgatgaacacgttatatatatgtgaggtgtctatagcctatgaattaaactaattattaatgaactatgtctatgtattaatttggtctatgcaaatataattatgggttaaactgatgaacgtgtatgtgaattgtgaattaatgagtgatgaattatgctaatttggtgttatattgacatggtttgtgaaactatgagtacaattactattttctattgttaaattagtttgaaataactaaaaataattattatgtacattttattttttctgctctggctcgcgagctaaacgagccagctcgagctcgtaaacgagacgagccgagctgactctgtggctcgttaccTTAACGAGCTGAGACGACTCGTTATCCACCCCTAAATACTAATCACGCATCCTAATCAAATAAGCATACTAATCACAAATACATACTTATTTCGGTGGCAAATGAATCACGATCGCCAAAAATATCGAATAAAATACGCAAAAAATAACATCTCGATGGGTCGGAGGTGGGCTCGACGTCGGGTCGGGCTGCATAGAGGGAGCGACGACCGAGAGTGGTGGCGGGAGAGGCAGCACCACGAGCAGCCGGCGGCGCGGCGAGCGGTGCCGAGCAACAGCGtcaggagagaggagggagagagaaggaAAGAGAGAATAATGGGTCGGACAATTTAAATTTGTTTATTTTCGGTGGCTGAGCCCTAGCCGCCTAAAATAACCATTATTTTCGGCGAACGGGGCTCTGACGCCGAAAATTACCATGGCCGCCGAAAACGATGTACAATGTTGTTGTGGAAATAAAACATGTTATTCAGG
It encodes:
- the LOC103639585 gene encoding probable acyl-activating enzyme 12, peroxisomal, which gives rise to MDQLPKRPANYVPLSPVGFLARANAVYADRASVVYGGVRFTWRQTYERCRRLASALLSLGVRRGDVVSVLAPNVPAMYEMHFAVPMAGAVLNAINTRLDAAAVATILRHSGAKLFFVDYDYVRLAGDALRLLAAAAGGTVPLVAVVDDIDSPTGARLGELEYEALVAHGDPDADLPPLADEWDAVTLNYTSGTTSAPKGVVYSHRGAYLSTTSLLLQWGVATDPVYLWTLPMFHCNGWTFTWGMAARGGVNVCIRDARRADIYRAIARHRVTHMCCAPVVFSILLDGDGDGDGRQLEAPVHVLTGGAPPPAALLERVERIGFKVTHAYGLTEATGPALACEWRDQWDRLPLPERARLKARQGISVLSLADADVKNVDTMASVPRDGKSLGEIVLRGSSVMKGYLNNPEANDGAFRGGWFLTGDVGVVHPDGYIEIKDRSKDVIISGGENICSKEVEEVLFRHPAVADAAVVAMPHPRWGETPCAFVVPRDGKAHGLSEDDVLAFCARRMARFMVPKKVEVIGALPRNALGKVEKVKLREAARKLAPTVPAQIKPKGKTTTSTVVGGGRCEEQPVSRL